The stretch of DNA GGCCCTCGCGGGGACCGGCTGACAGGATTCCGACGACGAGGGCAGGGCGGGCGGAGGCCGCCCGCCCGCGACCCTCAGGCTTGCTGGATGGCGCTGAGCCTCCAGGCGTTGGGCCCGACCGGGCGGGCGAAGGTCCAGTACTCCTCGAACTTGACGGGCTCCGTGCGGCTGCCTTCCACCACCTGGCCGGTCGCCTCGTCGACGGTGTAGTCGAGCAGGTTGGCCAGGAAGCGCATGGTCACGAAGTCCTGCCCCGCCTCCTGCCACGCCTCGGTGGCCTCTACCGAGCGAACCGCGATGTTCTCCAGGCGGTTCACGCGGCGTTGCTGCCTCAGCCTGTCGCAGTCCTTCTGGAGGGTCGCCTGCATCTCGGGGGTCACGACCTCCCGCACCAACCCCATGTCCCGCCCCATCCAGGCGGCCTGGAGCTTGAAGAAGATGTCCGAGGCCTGCTCCGCGAAGCCTCGAGGATCGAAGCCCGCGTCCATCTGGCGGATGTGAGCGAGGCCGAGGTCCAAGTCGCTCGGCCCTGCCGGGGCCTCGACCGCCGCCGTCGTGGCGGCCGCCGAGCCGGGCTGCCACGAGGACACCTCGCTCCGACCGGGAACTCCATGGCCCGCCGACGTGGCGGAAACCGGCTGCTGGCGCCGCCTGAGCCATGAGAAGGCGAAGTAGGCCAGCGCACCTACAATGATGATCTCCATCAGCCCGATGCCACCGCCGAGCCCGTGGCCCATGCCGCCCCCGAAGAGCATGCTTCCGAGGAGGCCGCCGAGGACGAGGCCGCCGATCCCGCCCATGAGGCCACCCATCCATCCGGGGCGCTGAGGCGCCGGCTGCTGGAACGAGGAAGGCGGCGCCGCGGAACGGCTGGGCGACATGGGCGCCGGAGATGGCCGAGCCGGCGCCGAGTAGCTCCGCGACCCGCGGCTGCCGCTGAAGCCGCCGCCGCCGGCGCGGGCCCAGGCATCCGCCGCCCAGAGGGCTGGGAACAGGAGTGTCAGGGCGAGCGCGACCATCGTGAGTGAACGCTTCATAGGGGGGTGTCCTCCTGGGCGCATTATACGCGTCTTTGCCCGGTTGCCCGGCTTGACCTTCTCCCCCAACCCCGTCATAGGGTGCCCCCGGGGCCGTCGGGGCCCCGGCAATCCCCGGAAGCCAAGTGCTCCACCCCGAAGGTCGAGTCCGAGGAGACCATGGACTACTCGACCTACCGGACGATCCGAGTCGATCGCGAGGGCGGCGTGCTCACCGTCACACTGAACCGGCCCGAGAAACTCAACGCGATCGACGCGGCACTGCATGCCGAGCTGGCGGGGATCTTCGCCGACGTCGGGCGGGACCGGGAGGCTCGCGCCGTGGTGCTCACGGGAGCCGGGCGCGCCTTCTCGGCCGGCGGGGACACGGACTGGTTCAAGGCCGATGATCCCAGTGCCTGGCAGCTCGTCCAGTGGGAGGCGAAGCGGATCATCCACGACCTGCTCGACCTGGAGATCCCCGTCATCGCGGCGGTCAACGGTCCTGCTGCCGGGCTCGGCGCCACGCTGGCGCTCTTCTGCGAGACGATCTTCATGGCCGAGGGGGCGAGGATCGGCGATCCCCACGTCAAGATGGGGATCGTCGCCGGAGACGGGGGCGCGATCATCTGGCCATGGCTGGTCGGACCCGCCCGCGCCAAGGAGTACCTGATGACGGGTGACCTCCTCAGCGCGCAGGAAGCCGAGCGAATCGGGCTCGTGAACCACGTCACGCCGGCCCAGGAATGCGTTCCCCGGGCGGAGGCGTTCGCCCGGCGGCTCGCGGAGGGTCCCGTCCTCGCGGTGAAGGGAACGAAGGTCTCGGTGAACAAGCTGCTGAGGGAAGCTGTCAACCTCGTGCTCGACACCTCCCTGGCGCTGGAGGCCCAGACTTTTACGAGCGAGGACCACCGGGAGGCCGTTCAGGCCTTCATGGGAGAAGCGACCAGCCCGATTCCTCGGCAGGTAGGGAAAGCCATCCTCATTCCCTGCTGATTTGTTTCCACGCCCTGTCGGTCCCTCCGGCGACGCGCAGTCCTGATCTCCAGAAAATCAGCTCCTTGCCGAGCCGGCATCTCTGGAATGCATCTTGCTACTGCATTCGGCAGGAGTAGGAAGTCGGACAAGAGGGCAGAGGTCGCCGGACCTGAAGGGAGGAATGGACATGGGCACTGCGACGGTCAGCACAGGACGCCCACGAGTCAGAGCAGGCGTGGGGGCCAAGCAGCGCGGAGCCAAGACCGTGCCGGGACGCCCCCTGCGCCCGGCAGCAAGCGGGGCGTCGCGCTCAGAGCTCCCTGCCATCGTGAGCGTGTTCTTCCACACGGACGGCACCATCTGTCACTCGTGGTGCGGGCGCCCTCTCGAGTTCCACGGCAGCCGCGGCGGACTCGAGCTGGATTTCTTTTGCACCCGGTGCATGGAGCACGTGACGCTGCCCCAATCCGTGCTCTCCCGCATCCCGGTGGGCCCGGGGATGTAGCAGACCCTGGAGGCCGCCGTGAACGCCTACGCCTCATGGCGAGCTTCATCGCGCGCCCATGCGGGTAGCCGAACTGCGGATCCCAGGCCATGACGCGGCTCATGGCGGGCGGCTACTCGAAGTCGTAGCGGAGCCAGGTCTAGGACAGCTCTGCTTCCGGGCCGGACCGGGATGCTCGGAGGCGTCTCTCAACCTGACGGTGGGCATGGCGATCTCCTCAACCTCCAGCGAGCGGCGGGAACATCGTCAACGCATCGCCTTCGACCAGGATTTGCCCGGGGTCCACGTCGCGGCCGTTCACCACGACAAGGCAGGGGAGGTCGAGAGGGATCTGCAGCGACTGCATGACCTGGCCGACCGTGGCGCCTTCGTCGAGCACGAGGGTCACGCCCTCGCCACCCGCTGCGTCGGGAAGATAGGCTGAGAGGGTTGCGAAGAGATGGACCCGGACCCTCACCTGAAGCCGCCCTGACCCTCCTCCTTCCCGGCAGGCAGAACCAGCGCCACCCGGAGCCTATCGCCGGGGAAGATGCGGCCGGCGTCGGTGAGCCGGTTCCATGTCACGATCTCGGCCGGCGAGACCCCGTAGCGCTTGGCGATGCCGCCCACCGTCTCCTGGGCCTTGACGACGTGGATCTTTCGGGACGGGAGCCTTGCGTGAGACGCCTTCGCGGCCTGGTGAGGGCCACCACGCCTCGCCGACACCTCAACAGTCGGTACGGCCTGCCTCCGGAAGGCGGCCCGCAGGATCGACGCGCCCCCGACGGGAACCTTGAGAGCATAGGGACTCCCGGGCGGCGTCTCGGCACGCCGGAGCTCCGAGTTGAGGCGCTTCAGGTCGCCACCGGCGATCTGGGACATCCCGGCCAAGCGGTTGAGCGGCATCAGGGGGGGAACGTGGATGACTTCGTAGCGGAGCGGATCCTCAGGTGTGACGGAGAACCCGTAGCGATCCGGCTCCCGGGCGATCAGCGCCGCGGCCTGGATGGCGGCGACGAAGCTCTTCGTCTCCTCAGCCAGGAGGGGTGTCCGGCTCAGCTGCCAGAAGTCGCTGGTGCGCAGCTTCTGGACGGCACGGGAAACCCGCATCTCTCCGGCGTTGTACGCCGCCTGGACGAGATGCCAGGAGCCGAATGAGGCGAAGAGGTCCTTGAGGTGGTCGGCCGCGGCCCGTGTTGACTTTTCGGGATCGAGTCGCTCGTCGACCCAGCGGTCCACGCGCAGCCCGTAGCGGCGGGCGGTGGGAGCCATGAACTGCCAGAGGCCCCTGGCGCCGGCCCGGGACACCGCCACGGGATCGAACCCGCTCTCGATCATGGCGGTGAAAGCGAGATCCTCGGGCAACCCCCGCTGGGTGAAGATCTCCCGGATCATCTCCAGGTACCGACCCGAGCGAGACAGCCAACGCTCCACCACGGCCCGACGATGCCCGGTCTGGAACCGCTCCACGAAGTAGCGAACCTCGGGCCGGTCCTGGACGACGTAGGGAGGCAGACCCCCCAGGGTGACGGTGGCACTCCTCGGGACGGGGGGCTCGGGCTGCGCCTCCGAACCGTGCTTCGACGAAGTCCGGGAACTATCCTCTCCCCGCTGATGTTGCCCCGATGGGGGGGAGTCGCCGAGCTCGAGGCTGAACAAGCCGTAAGGCCTTGCAACCGAGGGCGTTTCCGGCTGAGTCTGAGCGAGAGCCGCCTCGGCGAGGCCACGGACGGACGCCGGGTAGGGCTCCGGCGCCGCTGCCCCCGGCTGAGCCAAGGCACCGGCATACAGGAGCGCTAAGCCGATCAGGAGACGCTTCGATGAGAGCAGCATGAGGACAGTGAAGGTCTGCAGTTTTTACCATGGCAGGCCCCTCGACGTCAACTGCGGAGGGACCGGGGCAGGAGATTGTTCTTGACAGAGGAGCGTCAGACTACGTAAGGTGGGGCGTTGCGAAGAAGCGTTTGTTGATGGGTACTTATATTCGATCGAAAGGAGGTGAGAACCTATGAACAGAATGATGGCGCTGCTGGTAAGCATCGCCTTCTCCCTCACCGTCGTCGGGCTTGCCGCTGCGCAGACCAAGCCGGCCACCGAGACGGGCAAGGCCGCCGCCCCCGGCCAAGAGGTGAAGAAGGAGCAGGTGGAGAAGAAGGCCGAGAAGAAGGCCGAGAAGAAGGCCCAGAAGAAGGAGACCAAGGCCGACTGCCTGAAGGCGGCCAAGGACGACGCGGCCAAGGCCGACTGCGAGAAGAAGTTCGTCGCCAAGAAGGCGGAGAAGAAGGAAGCCAAGGTCCAGAAGAAGGCCGAGAAGGCGGAAGCCAAGCCCGAGAAGAAGTAGTCTCCGCTGCTGGCAGCCGAACCTTCGAGCGCTCGCCGGCGCACCACCCTCAGCGGGTGGTGCCCTGGCGGCGCTTGCCGGCATCTCCGAGGGAGTCCGGGGGTCTCGACTCCTCCCGCACCCCGGTCATCCAGCCGTTCCGGTCGTTGAGGGTGACGGTGGCCACTTCGCTCGTCCGGATGTGAAGGCGCATTCGCCAGTACGTGATGGCCGTGGAGCCAGTGCGCTCCAAGTTGCCTGTGAAGTGCCCCGCCTCCCGTTTCGGGAGTCTCCGACCTCGAACGGGGTGTTCCGCATTGTGCCAGGCCAGGAGCAGCCAGTCCCCGGCGGGCACCCCCGAGAACCGGAACCGCCCGTCGACGTCGCTCACCTCGCCTCGGACCAGCTCGCCGGCACCGGCAGCCAGCAGCGCGCGCTCGTACGCCTCGCGGGCCGCCACTACCCGCGCCGCTCCGTCGGTATAGCTCCGGAGGGACTCCCGGAGACCGGCCTTGATCCGATCCAGTTCCCGCTCGAGCGCGGCAGAGTCGGGGACGAGCATCACGGCCACCGACCCGTAAGGGACTGGAGGCCCCATCGGCGTCTGCGAGTCAGCGCGGGCTGTACCGACAACCTCCCCCAGCAAGCCCCGGGAAAGGCCCGCGAGATAGGGCGCCACGAGCGCTGAGAGGTCTTCGGCGGCGCCCGCCGGTCCCCAGGCGGTGGCGCACAGCAAGGCTGCGCCGAGGGCAGCCCGGCAGCCCCTCACGCCGGGTCCTCCTCGGGACGCGTCTTCCAGCGCCGATGCAGCCAGAACCACTGATCGGGAGCCCGGCGAATGGCCGTCTCTATGGCCCGGTTGAACGATGCCGTGTAAGACACCACGTCGCCGTCGCCCGGAGCGGGGAGCGCGGGCTCGATCTCGACGTGATGACGCCCGTCCGGCTGGCGCCGGATGAACACCGGGATCACGGGGGCGCCGGTCCGGAGCGAGATGACGGCGAGGCTTTTCGACGTCGACGCCGGGACGCCGAAGAACGGCGCGAACACGCCGGTGCCGCGCGAGGCGTTCTGGTCCAGCAGGATCCCGACCATCCGGCCTCGGCGAAGGGCGTCGATGATCTCCCTGAGGCCGCGACGCCTGGTGATCAGCTCGACTCCACTCCGCTCGCGAAAACGCTCCACCACCCGGTCGAGCAGAGGATGGTCCAGGGGTCGGACCACCACCGAGAGGGCGAAGCGAGTCAGCGCGTGGCTGGCGGCCAGCAGCTCCCAGTTCCCGTAGTGGGCGGTGAGGACCAGGATCCCGCGTCCCTGAGCCGCAGCTGCCTCGAGATGGTTCACCCCGCGCATCTCGACCCGGGAGAGCAGCACCGACGGGGACCGGAAGAAGAACACGCAGGCCTCGACGAGGTTCATCCCCAGGTGCTCGAAGGAGCCGCGGCCGACGCGGGTCAGCGCGGATCGGGCCCACTGCCCGCCGAAGGCGCGAGCGAGGTTCTCGACAACGACGGCTCGTCGGCCTCTGAGGAGCACCCAGGCGAGATCGCCGATCCTCCGGCCGAGCCAGAGCCCGAGGCGCGCCGGGAGATACGCCAGCGCCAGGCCCGCGGGGGCCAGCAGCGCGGCGGCCGTCCATCCCAGGACGGAGCTCGAGGCTCCGCGCCTGGCCCTCATCCGTGGGGCAGGACCAACCAGGCCAGGGCCGCGATGCCGCCCGACAGCGGGATCGTGAGGATCCACGCCCAGATGATACGACCCGCCAGCCCCCACCTCACGGCGGAGAGGCGCTGCGTCGCGCCGACGCCCACGATGGAGCCGGTGATGGTATGGGTCGTGCTGACGGGGATCCCGCCCGCCGCGGTGCCGATGAGCATCACCGCACCGGCCGCCTCGGCGCAGAAGCCACCGATCGGACGCAGCTTGGTGAGGCGCATTCCCATGGTCTTCACGATGCGCCAGCCGCCGGCGAGCGTGCCGAGGCCGATGGCCATGTGAGCCGCCATGATCACCCAGAAGGGGACGTAGAACTCCGGGCCCAGGTAGCCTCCCGTGAAGAGGAGGATGGCGATGATGCCCATGGTCTTCTGGGCGTCGTTCGTCCCGTGGCCGAGACTGTAGAACGCGGCCGACACCAGCTGGAGGCGCCGGAACAGCCCGTCCACCCGGCTGGGCCGCAAGCGTCGGACCACCCACAACGTCGCCACCATGAACACGAACCCCAGACAGAGCCCCATGACGGGCGCGAGCACGATGAAGAGCGTGATCTTGAGCAGTCCCGACGGGATCAGCGCGCCGAACCCGGCTTTCGCCACCGCAGCCCCCGCGAAGCCGCCGATGAGGGCATGCGAGGAGCTGGAGGGGATGCCGTAGTACCAGGTGATCAGGTTCCACGCGATGGCGCCCGTGAGCGCGCCCAGGATGACCCAGTGGTCGACGACCCCCGAGGCCACCACCCCTTTCCCGACCGTCTTCGCCACGTTGACCCCGAAACCAAAGGCCGCGGCGAAGTTGAAGAAGGCCGCCCACACCACGGCCTGGGTGGGAGTGAGCACGCGGGTGGAGACCACAGTGGCGATGGAGTTGGCCGCGTCGTGAAAGCCGTTGATGTAGTCGAAGGCGAGGGCAACCAGGATGATGGCGATGACCAGCAGCAGCGGGGCCGTCATGGAGCGAGGCTCACGCCATCTTGAGGACGATGCCCTCGATGACGTTCACCACGTCCTCGCAACGATCGGTCACCGACTCCATGGTCTCGTACAGCTCTTTCCACTTGATGACCTCGATGGCGTCGGTCTGTCCGTCGAACAGCGAGGCAAGCTCGTCCCGCAGCAGCCGGTCCGCCTCGTTCTCGAGCCGGTTCACCTCGACGCAGTGCTTGTGGTACAGCGGCGACAGCGTTCGCAGGCAGTGCACCGCACGGTCGGTCTCCTCGGCCGTCTTGACGATGATCCTCGCCATGCCCACGCAGCCCTGGGTGGGAGCCGTGATCTTGTAGAGGAGCAGGCGGTCTGCCACCGCGTCGATCAGATCGAGGACGTCGTCCAGCCGGCTCGACAGGGCGTAGATGTCCTCGCGGTCGATGGGGGTGATGAAGGTCGTGTTGAGCCGGCGCACCAGCTCGTGCGTGAGGGTGTCACCGGCATGCTCGAGGTCCTTGATCCGCTGAGCCTTCGCCTTGGCCTCCGGGTAGTCGAGCGTGAGCTCCTCGAGGACCCGCGCGGCGGCGACGATGTTCGACCCCTGCTGCTCGAAGAGGTCGAAGAACTTCTCCTCGCGGGGAAGGATCCGGAACATGGGGGTCAAGCTCCTGCGGCGGAACTGCATGCGATGCGCATCGGTCGCGGCGCCGGCGGCCGCTGACCCGACTGTAGCGAAGGCCCCCCGCCGTGTCAATGGCCCGGCGGCCCCCCGGCGGCCATGTTGACAGGCCTCGCGCGCGGCCGATACGATGGCGTCATGGCGCGTCGATCCACCGGCACTCGCCGCTCACTTCGCTGTCCGCGGTGCGGCGGCGTCGTCGCCTGGGAGGGTAACCCGAACCGGCCGTTCTGCTCGCTGTCCTGCCGGCTCATCGATCTCGGCGTGTGGCTGGACGAACGCTATCGGATCGCGGGCGAACCCGTCCCGAGCGACTCGCCGCCGGAGGATCGCATCCCCGCAGGCGGCGGATGACCGACCTCTTCGGTGACCCCGCCGGCTTCCTACAGCGGCTCGTCCTCCAGGTTCCCGCCCTCCTCCTCGCCGTCACCGTCCACGAGCTCGCGCACGGACTGCTGGCCGACCGGCTCGGCGACCCCACGGCACGCCTCCAGGGGCGGCTCACGCTGAACCCGCTGCCGCACATCGATCCCCTCGGCGCGCTTGCCTTCGTGCTTGCGGGCTTCGGCTGGGCGAAGCCAGTCCCCGTCAACGCCTACAACCTGAGGCATCCCGTACGAGACATGGCCTGGATCGCGGCCGCGGGGCCTCTGTCGAACTTTGTGACCGCCTTCCTCGGCCTCGTCGCTGTGGGGCTTGCGCGGCAGATCGCCGACATCCCGCTGATCGGCGCGCCCCTGGTCGGAATGCTCGTGTGGATCTACCAGTTCAACCTGGCGCTGGCGATCTTCAACCTGATCCCGCTGCCCCCGCTGGACGGGGGCCATTTCCTTCCGTATTTCCTCCCGCGTCGTTCCTGGGCGCGTCTGCACCAGCTGGAGCAGTACGGACCGTTTCTCCTGTTGCTGCTCGTCATGACGGGGGCGACCCGCTACGTCCTGGGGCCTGCGTTCCATCTGGTGAGCAGCGCGTTCATCACCATCGCGCGGCTCCTTTTCTAGCGAGGTGGCGGCGCAGAGGAAACGAAAGGCGCCCGGACCTTTCGATCCGGGCGCCTGAATTACCCCGGCGGCGACCTACTCTCCCACGCCGTTACCAGCGCAGTACCATCGGCCCTGGAGGGCTTAACTTCCGTGTTCGGGATGGGAACGGGTGTGGCCCCTCCGGCATCGCCACCGGGAGTCGGGTGGCAACCGAATACGATGATTCTCGAGTGCAGCCAAGCGATGTCATCGATGAGTGCAACGTGGTCAAGCCGCACGGCCGATTAGTACCGCTCGGCTGAACGCCTCACGGCGCTTACACCTGCGGCCTATCAACCTGGTAATCTTCCAGGGGCCTTCAGAGGGCTTGCGCCCTGGGAGGTCTCATCTTGAGGCGGGTTTCGCACTTAGATGCCTTCAGCGCTTATCCCTGCCGGACATAGCTACCCAGCGGTGCTCCTGGCGGAACAGCTGGCACACTAGCGGTCCGTCCACCCCGGTCCTCTCGTACTAGGGGCAG from Candidatus Rokuibacteriota bacterium encodes:
- a CDS encoding Tim44 domain-containing protein codes for the protein MKRSLTMVALALTLLFPALWAADAWARAGGGGFSGSRGSRSYSAPARPSPAPMSPSRSAAPPSSFQQPAPQRPGWMGGLMGGIGGLVLGGLLGSMLFGGGMGHGLGGGIGLMEIIIVGALAYFAFSWLRRRQQPVSATSAGHGVPGRSEVSSWQPGSAAATTAAVEAPAGPSDLDLGLAHIRQMDAGFDPRGFAEQASDIFFKLQAAWMGRDMGLVREVVTPEMQATLQKDCDRLRQQRRVNRLENIAVRSVEATEAWQEAGQDFVTMRFLANLLDYTVDEATGQVVEGSRTEPVKFEEYWTFARPVGPNAWRLSAIQQA
- a CDS encoding enoyl-CoA hydratase/isomerase family protein; the encoded protein is MDYSTYRTIRVDREGGVLTVTLNRPEKLNAIDAALHAELAGIFADVGRDREARAVVLTGAGRAFSAGGDTDWFKADDPSAWQLVQWEAKRIIHDLLDLEIPVIAAVNGPAAGLGATLALFCETIFMAEGARIGDPHVKMGIVAGDGGAIIWPWLVGPARAKEYLMTGDLLSAQEAERIGLVNHVTPAQECVPRAEAFARRLAEGPVLAVKGTKVSVNKLLREAVNLVLDTSLALEAQTFTSEDHREAVQAFMGEATSPIPRQVGKAILIPC
- a CDS encoding MoaD/ThiS family protein — protein: MRVRVHLFATLSAYLPDAAGGEGVTLVLDEGATVGQVMQSLQIPLDLPCLVVVNGRDVDPGQILVEGDALTMFPPLAGG
- a CDS encoding transglycosylase SLT domain-containing protein, giving the protein MERFQTGHRRAVVERWLSRSGRYLEMIREIFTQRGLPEDLAFTAMIESGFDPVAVSRAGARGLWQFMAPTARRYGLRVDRWVDERLDPEKSTRAAADHLKDLFASFGSWHLVQAAYNAGEMRVSRAVQKLRTSDFWQLSRTPLLAEETKSFVAAIQAAALIAREPDRYGFSVTPEDPLRYEVIHVPPLMPLNRLAGMSQIAGGDLKRLNSELRRAETPPGSPYALKVPVGGASILRAAFRRQAVPTVEVSARRGGPHQAAKASHARLPSRKIHVVKAQETVGGIAKRYGVSPAEIVTWNRLTDAGRIFPGDRLRVALVLPAGKEEGQGGFR
- a CDS encoding lysophospholipid acyltransferase family protein, whose translation is MRARRGASSSVLGWTAAALLAPAGLALAYLPARLGLWLGRRIGDLAWVLLRGRRAVVVENLARAFGGQWARSALTRVGRGSFEHLGMNLVEACVFFFRSPSVLLSRVEMRGVNHLEAAAAQGRGILVLTAHYGNWELLAASHALTRFALSVVVRPLDHPLLDRVVERFRERSGVELITRRRGLREIIDALRRGRMVGILLDQNASRGTGVFAPFFGVPASTSKSLAVISLRTGAPVIPVFIRRQPDGRHHVEIEPALPAPGDGDVVSYTASFNRAIETAIRRAPDQWFWLHRRWKTRPEEDPA
- a CDS encoding inorganic phosphate transporter codes for the protein MTAPLLLVIAIILVALAFDYINGFHDAANSIATVVSTRVLTPTQAVVWAAFFNFAAAFGFGVNVAKTVGKGVVASGVVDHWVILGALTGAIAWNLITWYYGIPSSSSHALIGGFAGAAVAKAGFGALIPSGLLKITLFIVLAPVMGLCLGFVFMVATLWVVRRLRPSRVDGLFRRLQLVSAAFYSLGHGTNDAQKTMGIIAILLFTGGYLGPEFYVPFWVIMAAHMAIGLGTLAGGWRIVKTMGMRLTKLRPIGGFCAEAAGAVMLIGTAAGGIPVSTTHTITGSIVGVGATQRLSAVRWGLAGRIIWAWILTIPLSGGIAALAWLVLPHG
- a CDS encoding DUF47 domain-containing protein, whose translation is MFRILPREEKFFDLFEQQGSNIVAAARVLEELTLDYPEAKAKAQRIKDLEHAGDTLTHELVRRLNTTFITPIDREDIYALSSRLDDVLDLIDAVADRLLLYKITAPTQGCVGMARIIVKTAEETDRAVHCLRTLSPLYHKHCVEVNRLENEADRLLRDELASLFDGQTDAIEVIKWKELYETMESVTDRCEDVVNVIEGIVLKMA
- a CDS encoding DNA gyrase inhibitor YacG — its product is MARRSTGTRRSLRCPRCGGVVAWEGNPNRPFCSLSCRLIDLGVWLDERYRIAGEPVPSDSPPEDRIPAGGG
- a CDS encoding site-2 protease family protein; amino-acid sequence: MTDLFGDPAGFLQRLVLQVPALLLAVTVHELAHGLLADRLGDPTARLQGRLTLNPLPHIDPLGALAFVLAGFGWAKPVPVNAYNLRHPVRDMAWIAAAGPLSNFVTAFLGLVAVGLARQIADIPLIGAPLVGMLVWIYQFNLALAIFNLIPLPPLDGGHFLPYFLPRRSWARLHQLEQYGPFLLLLLVMTGATRYVLGPAFHLVSSAFITIARLLF